One genomic window of Streptomyces spiramyceticus includes the following:
- a CDS encoding winged helix-turn-helix transcriptional regulator, with translation MNDAATPTPAPTPLPAGGPNAIAVAFGLLGDEWALLILWYAHQGVRRYQDGRGLLPISDAVLAARLARLTEERLLDRVAYQDRPVRYEYRLTRRGREIWPVLVAVRGWEYRWAGDHREPSARMRHSTCGRRMEPVMVCDGCGDPVQPRDIGSTLGPSGDDGRSIPSAATRRRSAAVPPEGAAGLRGVRWAACRAGPAGGGDAAAGVTQAPGGARAGSPGPPHGVRGGPGLTRLARFRPAVPLSRYPAECAARPGRLRTRPV, from the coding sequence GTGAACGACGCGGCGACGCCGACGCCGGCCCCGACCCCGCTTCCCGCAGGCGGGCCGAACGCCATCGCGGTCGCTTTCGGCCTGCTGGGCGACGAGTGGGCGCTGCTGATCCTGTGGTACGCCCATCAGGGCGTACGCCGCTACCAGGACGGGCGGGGGCTGCTGCCCATCTCCGATGCCGTACTCGCGGCCCGCCTGGCCCGGCTGACCGAGGAGCGGCTCCTCGACCGTGTCGCGTACCAGGACCGGCCTGTGCGGTACGAGTACCGGCTCACCCGGCGAGGCCGGGAAATCTGGCCGGTTCTGGTCGCCGTCCGGGGCTGGGAGTACCGCTGGGCGGGTGACCACCGGGAGCCGTCGGCACGGATGCGGCACAGTACCTGCGGTCGGCGCATGGAGCCGGTCATGGTCTGCGACGGGTGCGGTGACCCCGTACAGCCGCGCGACATCGGCAGCACGCTCGGCCCGAGCGGTGACGACGGCCGCTCCATCCCCTCGGCGGCGACCCGCAGGCGCAGCGCGGCAGTGCCGCCGGAGGGAGCGGCGGGCCTGCGGGGAGTGCGGTGGGCGGCTTGCCGAGCGGGACCTGCTGGTGGAGGCGACGCGGCAGCCGGTGTGACGCAGGCGCCGGGCGGCGCACGTGCCGGGTCCCCCGGCCCGCCTCACGGCGTGCGCGGGGGACCCGGTCTTACTCGTCTCGCTCGGTTTCGCCCGGCGGTCCCGCTCAGTCGATACCCGGCAGAATGTGCGGCTC